In Flavobacterium sp. CBA20B-1, one DNA window encodes the following:
- a CDS encoding TonB-dependent receptor plug domain-containing protein — protein MSNRFFHSLAACFISFVAFSQNTAPIELDELVIEKTKISAQSKSQNLVVLNDSLIENSIGTFTDFLQKNTTIYFKESGYGMVSSPAFRGTTAQQTSVLWNGIRVNSALLGQSDFNATAFKSYDNIVVKAGGGSVLYGSSAIGGTIHLNNQLQFNRKTENELQLHYGSFNTQGIHYKITTGFDKFAVNAHFGYNKSDNDYEWIGKNRNNINGQFYNTNFGLETAYKINRKNTLSFYSTTYNDDRHFALLTPFQTKTKYQNNNYRNLLKWHFKTNTFLNTFYAAVLNESYTYFDQLPTNSKTGGKANTLYFKNESFYNVLQHFKLSGFVEYQKTTGEGQNSSLPFSTQEIFAVSVLGNYEFTDRFGMEAGAKNEMAKDYSNPFLFSAGFYYNSPFYQLKINTSRNYRIPTFNDLYWQPGGNLNLNPETSLQFDVNQNFTFKNMRLNVSAYTISIKDMIRWIPTNSGFWEANNVNEVRVFGMDFFANFQKKWAHHVVELQANYGYTQSIDQTTKKQLTYTPLHKLNAQLIYKYRNFSMSPSFLYVGKIYTTASNTAASALNSYGIIDVDFQQKLNLKNNPFYINLKIKNAANTVYTNMPERVMPGRNIHLQLIKKF, from the coding sequence ATGAGCAATAGATTTTTTCATTCATTGGCAGCGTGTTTTATAAGTTTTGTGGCTTTTTCACAAAACACTGCTCCTATTGAATTAGATGAATTGGTTATTGAAAAAACCAAAATTTCTGCACAATCAAAATCCCAAAACCTTGTCGTTTTAAACGATTCGCTTATAGAAAACAGCATCGGAACGTTTACTGATTTTCTGCAAAAAAACACTACCATTTATTTTAAAGAAAGTGGTTATGGAATGGTGAGTTCGCCTGCTTTTAGAGGAACCACTGCCCAGCAAACAAGTGTTTTGTGGAACGGAATTAGAGTTAATTCGGCTTTGTTAGGGCAATCTGATTTTAATGCTACCGCTTTTAAAAGTTACGACAACATTGTGGTTAAAGCAGGTGGTGGAAGCGTTTTGTATGGAAGCAGCGCTATTGGCGGAACGATTCATTTAAACAATCAATTGCAATTTAACCGCAAAACTGAAAATGAGCTGCAGTTGCACTACGGTAGTTTTAATACCCAAGGCATTCATTATAAAATAACAACAGGTTTTGATAAATTTGCAGTCAATGCTCATTTTGGTTACAATAAAAGCGATAATGATTACGAATGGATTGGTAAAAATCGCAACAACATTAACGGTCAATTTTACAATACCAACTTTGGACTGGAAACGGCTTATAAAATCAATCGAAAAAACACCTTGTCTTTTTATTCCACAACTTATAATGACGACCGTCACTTTGCATTGCTCACCCCATTTCAAACCAAAACAAAATATCAAAACAACAATTACCGCAATTTATTGAAGTGGCATTTTAAAACGAATACCTTTTTAAACACTTTTTATGCGGCTGTGTTGAACGAATCATACACCTATTTTGACCAATTGCCCACCAACAGCAAAACGGGCGGAAAAGCGAATACGCTGTACTTTAAAAATGAAAGCTTTTATAATGTTTTGCAACATTTTAAACTATCGGGCTTTGTTGAATACCAAAAAACAACAGGCGAAGGACAAAATTCGAGCTTGCCCTTTTCTACACAAGAAATTTTTGCAGTAAGTGTTTTGGGAAATTATGAGTTTACAGACCGCTTTGGAATGGAAGCAGGTGCTAAAAACGAAATGGCAAAAGATTACAGCAATCCGTTTTTGTTTTCTGCAGGGTTTTATTACAATTCACCGTTTTATCAGTTAAAAATAAATACATCTAGAAATTATCGCATACCCACATTTAATGATTTATATTGGCAACCGGGTGGAAACTTGAATTTGAACCCTGAAACCAGTTTGCAATTCGATGTCAATCAAAACTTTACCTTTAAAAACATGCGTCTGAATGTTTCGGCATATACTATTTCTATTAAAGATATGATTCGATGGATTCCTACAAACAGCGGTTTTTGGGAAGCCAATAATGTGAACGAAGTACGCGTTTTTGGAATGGATTTTTTTGCAAACTTCCAGAAAAAATGGGCGCATCATGTGGTGGAATTGCAAGCCAATTATGGATACACCCAATCTATCGATCAAACTACAAAAAAACAGTTGACCTATACGCCATTGCATAAATTGAATGCGCAATTGATTTATAAATATCGGAATTTTAGTATGAGTCCGTCGTTTTTATATGTAGGAAAAATCTATACCACTGCATCAAACACAGCAGCATCGGCTTTGAATTCTTATGGAATCATTGATGTAGATTTTCAGCAAAAACTCAATCTAAAAAACAACCCGTTTTATATCAATCTAAAAATAAAAAATGCTGCCAATACGGTTTACACCAATATGCCCGAACGAGTGATGCCCGGCAGAAACATTCATCTACAATTAATAAAAAAGTTTTAA
- a CDS encoding DUF4261 domain-containing protein: MKKENETPQKESPLLLSMPMFNSDERYSLYQIIDDLQNYWKLNISEVSGDDSLATFKIENETVAVAIMPVPVPKSDLEPIYGFNYLWKNAAEEVSNHTNHAIVSVLASETNQVERFKILTKVNASILRTTSNSIGIYQGTQTLLLPKNLYLDFADFLNQDMLPLQLWIYIGIINEENHSSIYTYGMKEFGKTEIEILKSPMKGGDLYEFLLTVLSYIIESDVTLKNGETIGFTAEQKIKITQSKGIYLDDETLKFEM, encoded by the coding sequence ATGAAAAAAGAAAACGAAACACCACAGAAAGAAAGCCCTCTTTTGCTTTCGATGCCGATGTTTAATTCCGATGAAAGGTATTCGCTCTATCAAATTATTGATGATTTACAAAATTATTGGAAACTGAATATTTCCGAAGTTTCGGGCGATGATTCATTGGCAACTTTCAAGATTGAAAATGAAACGGTTGCTGTTGCAATAATGCCTGTTCCCGTTCCAAAAAGTGATTTAGAGCCTATTTATGGATTTAATTATCTATGGAAAAACGCTGCTGAAGAAGTGTCTAATCATACCAATCACGCAATTGTTTCCGTTTTGGCAAGCGAGACCAATCAGGTGGAACGATTCAAAATTTTAACAAAAGTCAATGCTTCTATTCTAAGAACAACGAGTAATTCCATTGGAATTTACCAAGGAACACAAACCCTTTTGCTTCCGAAAAATTTGTATCTCGATTTTGCAGATTTCTTGAATCAAGATATGTTACCGTTGCAATTGTGGATTTATATAGGAATTATCAACGAAGAAAACCACAGCAGTATTTACACCTACGGAATGAAAGAATTCGGGAAAACAGAAATCGAAATCCTGAAAAGTCCGATGAAAGGAGGTGATTTGTATGAGTTTCTATTGACGGTTTTGAGTTATATTATAGAATCCGATGTTACCCTAAAAAATGGCGAAACAATTGGGTTTACAGCAGAACAAAAAATTAAAATCACCCAATCAAAAGGAATTTATTTGGATGATGAAACCTTGAAATTTGAAATGTAA
- a CDS encoding DUF5713 family protein gives MEIKQVNLINEKIRNHSFLAEMYQDTYFPTKCVDKGKEILLELCFKIEMEKPQTIEDLYQLTHLYTDKFNDLQEDFEENDSEIETAARDCIGMDFRFIADSYGFAEADTEELIATRDW, from the coding sequence ATGGAAATAAAACAAGTAAACTTAATTAATGAGAAAATAAGAAATCATTCATTTTTAGCAGAAATGTATCAAGACACCTATTTCCCAACTAAATGTGTTGATAAAGGAAAAGAAATTCTACTTGAATTGTGTTTTAAGATTGAAATGGAGAAACCCCAAACCATAGAGGATTTATATCAATTGACACATCTTTACACAGATAAGTTCAATGATCTACAGGAAGATTTTGAAGAAAATGACAGTGAAATTGAAACGGCAGCAAGAGATTGTATAGGAATGGATTTTAGGTTTATCGCAGATTCTTATGGTTTTGCAGAAGCAGATACAGAAGAACTGATTGCTACTAGAGATTGGTAA
- a CDS encoding WG repeat-containing protein gives MNFEKAKSKTEYLAEMESLSESSLKNQLQKDVDFIQNQVDEVSDLTFCFTMSFGFGNGEMKEEIDTADWFRLPNEDSIRLDFQHIKDVVFTVQKYQLPHSTFDFETKNYDYDFSYLETNELQYEIKEIYAQNKRLSPIKIGLERADSLLVKIDYTFPKSLDTLVLNRSAKDSVLYQKHLIKIDTIGAERIGLKIPMELYGKIKGVQGVTENGIPVDHNSYSSYPVMGINPVIIEELNSTKNLMIKAMNASGKEEILKILKAISESSFLYKNKIEAYLKDINDMGQLKDKEFDEMVKGYRAFENKHEDLHWPLYQTVEISYPNEINTFNFYLSDSEETLSLNTIVIQYEPLEKVQVFYDQTKEKYGLMDQHSKIIIPANYERLYAKDSLFYYEMLEDGSVGYYLDLKNKKLEKLPQGVEFVKNIDENYAVFSDKNKYQGILKNRKDEIIPYAYDGIDLIGNIFVLNRSKRGRSFYEFQTIDGQKIETSEKITDVSYYEGNPNVVIISRDGKFGLIDKSGMLSIPLSEVPIDMVSPEMVDYSVEKGYYELRGLMDLKGKILVTPKYLDLGYLQEGRIVFSVLKENRKLFGYLNSQGKEILQAVYTQATDFYQGAAMVEKDGNVYLIDTNGKVLKNMPSNPEGNYLDIKNDGTITFFEINDQFYDYQGNLIQ, from the coding sequence ATGAATTTTGAAAAAGCTAAATCCAAAACGGAATATCTAGCCGAAATGGAAAGTCTTTCAGAAAGTTCCTTAAAAAACCAACTTCAAAAAGATGTGGATTTCATTCAAAATCAAGTAGATGAAGTAAGTGACCTTACCTTTTGTTTTACGATGTCTTTTGGCTTTGGTAATGGCGAAATGAAGGAAGAAATAGACACGGCAGATTGGTTTCGTTTACCCAATGAAGATTCAATTCGATTGGATTTTCAACATATAAAAGATGTGGTTTTCACGGTACAGAAATACCAACTTCCGCACTCAACTTTTGATTTTGAAACAAAGAATTATGACTATGATTTTTCCTATTTAGAAACCAATGAATTGCAATATGAAATCAAAGAAATTTATGCCCAAAATAAAAGATTATCACCAATAAAAATTGGACTAGAACGAGCGGATAGCCTTTTGGTGAAAATTGACTATACGTTTCCCAAAAGTTTGGACACATTGGTTTTAAATAGGTCGGCAAAAGATTCGGTTTTATATCAAAAGCATCTCATCAAAATCGACACCATCGGTGCAGAAAGAATTGGGCTGAAAATTCCGATGGAATTGTACGGTAAAATTAAAGGAGTACAAGGAGTCACTGAAAATGGCATCCCGGTCGATCACAACAGCTACTCATCTTATCCTGTAATGGGCATAAATCCCGTCATCATTGAGGAATTAAATTCAACAAAAAACCTGATGATAAAAGCTATGAATGCCTCTGGAAAAGAAGAAATACTGAAAATACTGAAGGCAATATCAGAATCCAGTTTTCTTTATAAAAATAAAATTGAAGCTTATTTGAAGGATATAAATGATATGGGTCAGTTGAAGGACAAGGAGTTTGATGAAATGGTAAAGGGATATCGTGCATTTGAAAATAAACATGAAGATCTTCATTGGCCTCTTTATCAAACGGTTGAAATTTCATATCCAAATGAAATCAATACATTCAACTTTTACCTTTCGGATTCTGAAGAAACACTTTCACTCAATACCATTGTAATTCAATATGAACCACTCGAAAAAGTTCAAGTTTTCTATGATCAAACAAAAGAAAAATACGGTTTAATGGATCAACATTCAAAAATCATCATTCCTGCTAATTATGAAAGGTTGTACGCAAAAGATAGTCTTTTTTACTATGAAATGCTAGAAGATGGTTCTGTGGGTTATTATTTGGATTTGAAAAACAAGAAACTAGAAAAACTTCCACAAGGTGTTGAATTCGTGAAAAATATAGATGAAAATTATGCTGTTTTCTCGGACAAAAATAAATACCAAGGGATATTGAAAAATAGAAAAGACGAAATTATTCCATATGCATATGATGGGATTGATTTGATAGGAAATATTTTTGTTTTGAATCGTTCCAAACGTGGACGAAGTTTTTATGAATTCCAAACAATTGATGGACAGAAAATCGAAACTTCAGAAAAAATTACAGATGTTTCGTATTACGAAGGTAACCCAAATGTGGTAATCATTTCCCGAGATGGAAAATTTGGGTTGATTGACAAATCCGGAATGTTAAGCATACCGCTTAGCGAAGTTCCAATAGATATGGTGTCACCTGAAATGGTTGATTATAGTGTAGAAAAAGGCTATTATGAGCTACGTGGTCTTATGGATTTGAAAGGAAAAATACTTGTAACTCCAAAATATTTAGATTTAGGCTATCTTCAAGAGGGACGCATCGTTTTTTCGGTTCTTAAGGAAAACAGAAAACTTTTTGGTTATCTCAATTCACAGGGAAAGGAAATTTTGCAAGCAGTGTACACCCAAGCAACTGATTTTTATCAAGGAGCCGCTATGGTAGAAAAAGATGGAAATGTTTATTTGATCGATACTAACGGAAAGGTTCTTAAAAACATGCCTTCAAACCCAGAGGGTAATTATCTTGATATCAAAAATGATGGCACCATTACTTTTTTTGAAATAAATGATCAATTTTACGATTACCAAGGAAATCTAATCCAATAA
- a CDS encoding YwqG family protein, with translation MNKTELKALFNKNNLQRIWTILEPNLKNSILISPVITEDENIEIGKSKIGGCPDLPNVTSWFEYQQKPMSFLAQINLSEVTELDLDQKLPKKGMLYFFYDADQEVWGFDPKDKEGAKVFFYDGDFSALERKQKPKNLDEYSFFNSCSLSFKSTIDMLDYQSDLLDNMVLEDDEETNYENLMEELYQDEVFKLLGHSNNVQGGMELECELVTNGINCGSPVGYQSSKSKELEKNIQDWNLLFQMDSSDDVGTMWGDCGRIYFWIKDNDLAVKNFDNAWAILQCY, from the coding sequence ATGAATAAGACAGAATTAAAAGCGTTATTCAACAAAAATAACTTGCAGAGAATATGGACTATATTAGAACCTAATCTCAAAAATAGTATTCTAATTTCACCTGTGATTACCGAGGATGAGAATATTGAAATTGGAAAATCAAAAATTGGTGGATGTCCAGATTTGCCAAATGTAACAAGCTGGTTTGAATATCAACAAAAACCAATGTCTTTTTTGGCTCAAATAAACTTGAGTGAGGTTACTGAATTGGACCTTGATCAAAAATTACCAAAAAAAGGCATGCTATATTTCTTTTACGATGCCGATCAAGAGGTATGGGGATTTGATCCAAAAGATAAAGAAGGGGCAAAAGTTTTCTTTTATGATGGTGATTTTTCTGCATTAGAGCGTAAACAGAAACCAAAAAACTTAGATGAATATTCGTTCTTTAATAGTTGTTCTTTAAGTTTTAAATCTACTATAGATATGTTAGATTATCAAAGTGATTTACTAGATAATATGGTTTTGGAAGATGATGAAGAAACCAACTATGAAAATTTGATGGAAGAATTATATCAAGATGAAGTATTTAAACTTCTTGGCCATTCAAATAACGTGCAAGGTGGAATGGAGCTAGAATGCGAATTGGTAACAAATGGAATTAATTGCGGTAGTCCTGTAGGTTATCAAAGCTCAAAAAGTAAGGAATTAGAAAAAAATATTCAAGATTGGAATTTACTTTTCCAAATGGATAGTTCTGATGATGTGGGAACAATGTGGGGTGACTGTGGGCGCATCTATTTTTGGATTAAAGATAACGATTTAGCAGTCAAAAACTTTGATAATGCTTGGGCAATTTTGCAATGTTATTAA
- a CDS encoding histidine kinase, with product MYNWLYRITLLCFIAVLISSCNKNKNQNTNQQQLTNKTYFKKIAALDCIPFNNKKDSIKLYLQDFQSKESQNTNIYYLLKTKWFRAENNADSTLLYFNKIKENNKDIDMNILKFLEEISMDYQPFGGVSYDKSAKILQHIQLAEQHNSMFTFLLYKALAEAYYQNNIQKESSYYNDLWFQNNPNKNSVWVKDNYYSNKFVIAYQMENIDSMKFYINKIKEVTHDLNNDRIHAKLQNYEAQYYYFKQDYKSALESSKKYFEYYKNNKKLSYENYHNLAVAFLDNNNLDSALVYFKKAYKIGKAEGEDIYGENHFRMLAEVYDKQGDYKNASIAKDSMRKHYYAYQEKIQNTKLDELKIQYETEKKETAIKTLESTNASNQKIISQQKWILAASGLAFLLVVLFMFNYYRQRVLSEKNKQLVLENKKLHLEQKFRQMQLNPHFIFNAVSNLQGLISSGNKRIANEYLVAFSKLMRNVLEHNRLDFISLDQEIETVQNYLKLQQIRYDNKFEYTIETNQLDTQAIAVPPMLLQPFVENAIEHGFKNISYKGVITISFIENNNQLMILIKDNGKGMNNTTEFNQHKKSLSKIIIQERIDILFNQKNKQSYIDIVSENQKDNTGILVKIAIPLLETESV from the coding sequence ATGTATAATTGGCTTTATAGAATTACTTTATTGTGTTTTATTGCTGTATTAATCAGTAGCTGCAATAAAAACAAAAATCAAAATACAAATCAACAACAGCTTACAAATAAAACGTATTTTAAAAAAATTGCTGCGTTAGATTGTATTCCTTTCAATAATAAAAAAGATAGTATAAAATTATATTTACAAGATTTTCAGTCCAAAGAAAGTCAAAATACAAACATATACTATTTGTTAAAAACCAAATGGTTTCGTGCAGAAAACAATGCCGATAGCACCCTTTTATATTTTAATAAAATAAAAGAAAACAACAAAGATATTGATATGAATATTTTGAAGTTTCTTGAAGAAATTTCAATGGATTATCAACCATTTGGAGGTGTTTCTTATGATAAATCTGCAAAAATTCTTCAACATATTCAACTTGCAGAACAACATAATAGTATGTTCACATTTTTACTTTACAAAGCTCTAGCAGAAGCTTATTATCAAAATAATATACAAAAAGAATCATCTTACTATAACGATTTATGGTTTCAAAACAATCCTAACAAAAATTCCGTTTGGGTAAAAGATAATTATTACTCAAACAAGTTTGTTATTGCTTACCAAATGGAAAATATAGATTCCATGAAATTTTACATAAATAAAATTAAAGAAGTTACCCATGATTTAAACAACGACCGAATTCATGCAAAGCTGCAAAATTATGAAGCACAATACTATTATTTTAAACAAGACTATAAAAGCGCTTTAGAAAGCAGCAAAAAATATTTTGAGTATTATAAAAATAATAAAAAATTAAGTTATGAAAATTATCACAACTTGGCGGTTGCTTTTTTAGATAACAATAATTTAGACTCTGCTTTAGTTTATTTTAAAAAGGCTTATAAAATAGGTAAGGCAGAAGGAGAAGATATTTATGGAGAAAATCACTTTAGAATGCTAGCAGAAGTTTATGACAAGCAAGGTGATTATAAAAATGCTAGTATCGCAAAAGATTCTATGCGCAAACACTATTATGCTTATCAAGAAAAAATTCAAAACACTAAACTCGATGAACTAAAAATACAATACGAAACCGAAAAAAAAGAAACAGCCATCAAAACTTTAGAATCAACCAATGCTTCAAATCAAAAAATTATTTCTCAACAAAAATGGATTTTAGCGGCTTCGGGCCTAGCTTTTTTATTGGTGGTTTTGTTTATGTTCAACTATTATAGGCAACGTGTATTGTCCGAAAAAAACAAACAACTAGTTTTAGAAAATAAAAAACTTCATCTTGAACAAAAGTTTAGGCAAATGCAACTCAATCCTCATTTTATTTTCAATGCAGTTTCTAATCTTCAAGGACTTATTAGCAGCGGAAACAAGCGTATAGCCAATGAATATTTGGTAGCTTTTTCTAAATTAATGCGAAATGTGTTGGAACATAACAGATTGGATTTTATTAGTTTAGACCAAGAAATTGAAACAGTACAAAATTATCTCAAATTACAACAAATTCGCTACGATAATAAATTTGAATATACTATTGAAACCAATCAATTAGACACCCAAGCTATTGCAGTGCCGCCCATGCTTTTGCAACCTTTTGTAGAAAACGCGATTGAGCACGGCTTCAAAAACATTTCCTACAAAGGTGTAATCACTATCTCTTTTATCGAAAACAACAATCAGTTAATGATTCTAATCAAAGACAATGGCAAGGGAATGAACAACACAACTGAATTTAATCAGCACAAAAAATCGCTTTCAAAAATTATAATTCAAGAACGAATTGATATTTTATTCAACCAAAAAAATAAACAAAGCTATATAGATATTGTATCTGAAAATCAAAAAGATAATACGGGTATTCTGGTTAAAATCGCAATACCATTATTAGAAACTGAAAGCGTATGA
- a CDS encoding LytR/AlgR family response regulator transcription factor, with translation MKVYILEDESHILQYIISLVDEIPYLQLVGYSPNIAKAKMEIPDLQPDIILSDIQLEDGNSLSMFAEIQTDAQIIFITAYDQYAIQALNLGALAYLLKPLDTDAFRTSIDKCYQKTENSGLHQQQVNLALQHLSGQQFPKKIALRSADVIEIVNIEDIIYCKGDKGYTTFYLQDNSKILVSKVLKEFENILPSQHFVRCHQSYLIHTTFLKKYYKDGQVEMSNGDIIPVSQRKRAELLQLIDTLF, from the coding sequence ATGAAAGTATATATTTTAGAAGACGAAAGCCATATTTTACAATACATCATTTCTTTGGTAGATGAAATTCCGTATTTGCAACTTGTGGGATATTCACCTAATATCGCCAAAGCAAAAATGGAGATTCCTGACTTGCAACCCGATATAATATTGTCAGATATTCAGTTAGAAGACGGCAACAGTCTTTCAATGTTTGCAGAAATCCAAACAGATGCACAGATTATATTCATTACAGCCTACGACCAATATGCCATTCAAGCTTTAAACTTAGGCGCCTTAGCGTATTTGCTCAAACCTTTAGATACGGATGCTTTTAGGACAAGCATTGACAAGTGTTACCAAAAAACTGAAAATAGTGGTTTGCATCAACAGCAAGTAAATTTGGCACTACAGCATTTATCAGGACAGCAATTTCCCAAAAAAATTGCTTTACGAAGTGCCGATGTTATAGAAATTGTAAATATTGAAGACATCATTTATTGCAAAGGAGACAAAGGTTATACCACTTTCTATTTACAAGACAACAGCAAAATACTGGTAAGTAAAGTTTTAAAAGAATTTGAAAACATCTTACCAAGTCAACACTTTGTACGTTGTCATCAATCGTATTTAATCCATACCACATTTCTCAAAAAGTATTACAAAGACGGACAAGTTGAAATGAGCAACGGTGACATTATCCCAGTTTCGCAAAGAAAAAGAGCAGAATTGCTACAACTTATTGATACTCTTTTTTAA
- a CDS encoding 1,4-dihydroxy-2-naphthoyl-CoA synthase yields the protein MEKINWQTAIEFEDITYKKCDGVARIAFNRPEVRNAFRPKTTAELLKAFHDAHEDTSIGVILLSSEGPSPKDGVYSFCSGGDQKARGYQGYVGEDGYHRLNILEVQRLIRFTPKAVIAVVNGWAVGGGHSLHVVCDLTLASKEHAIFKQTDADVTSFDGGYGSAYLAKMVGQKKAREIFFLGRNYSAQDAYDMGMVNAVVPHDELEQTAYQWAQEILEKSPISIKMLKFAMNLTDDGMVGQQVFAGEATRLAYMSDEAIEGRNAFLEKRKPNFEKKYIP from the coding sequence ATGGAGAAAATTAATTGGCAAACAGCCATAGAATTTGAAGATATAACTTATAAAAAATGTGACGGCGTTGCTCGAATTGCCTTCAACAGACCAGAAGTTCGCAATGCTTTTCGCCCAAAAACTACCGCTGAATTATTAAAAGCTTTTCATGATGCACATGAAGACACTTCAATTGGGGTGATTTTACTTTCGTCTGAAGGTCCTTCTCCTAAAGATGGTGTATATTCTTTCTGCAGCGGAGGCGATCAAAAAGCGCGTGGCTATCAAGGATATGTGGGTGAAGATGGTTATCACCGCCTGAATATTTTAGAAGTGCAGCGCTTAATTCGTTTTACACCAAAAGCAGTTATTGCTGTTGTTAATGGTTGGGCTGTGGGTGGCGGTCATTCATTACACGTTGTTTGCGACTTAACATTGGCCAGTAAAGAACACGCTATTTTTAAACAAACCGATGCAGATGTTACAAGTTTTGACGGTGGGTATGGTTCGGCATATTTAGCCAAAATGGTGGGTCAGAAGAAAGCGCGTGAAATTTTCTTTTTAGGAAGAAACTATTCTGCCCAAGATGCGTATGATATGGGAATGGTGAACGCTGTGGTTCCGCATGACGAATTAGAGCAAACTGCATATCAATGGGCACAAGAAATTTTAGAAAAATCGCCCATTTCTATAAAAATGCTCAAATTTGCTATGAATTTAACCGACGATGGAATGGTTGGTCAACAAGTTTTTGCGGGTGAAGCAACACGCTTGGCCTATATGAGCGACGAAGCTATTGAAGGCCGAAATGCATTTTTAGAGAAGCGAAAGCCTAATTTTGAAAAGAAATATATTCCTTAA
- a CDS encoding YncE family protein: MKKILAPLFAVTLLYSCSNSDDNSVTPNPDEKYLDGFFVSNEGNFNGGNASVSHINGGLSTVANDIFQTSNARSLGDVAQHMVVTDKYVYIVVNNSNTIEVVNKKTFKSVYTISENVTSPRFAVVKNNKLYVTSLVDAKVNVYNAETFAFIKSIALNHTAEQIAVANNYIYAANGFYSGGMAIEVINPENDTNTVDIAFEKAIVGISTNGQNVYALSANDTTTSISIVNNTSIASTKVLEQPIARNIVAEGSNVYYTAGTGVYKMNNSLTSSSTKLFDVAAGDEYSVFYGFNVLNGTIFTSDAKGFTDNAKIVIYKEDGSIIKEFTAGVGTNGFYKF; this comes from the coding sequence ATGAAAAAAATTTTAGCTCCGTTATTTGCTGTTACCTTATTGTATAGCTGTAGCAATTCAGACGATAATTCAGTTACTCCTAATCCTGATGAAAAATATTTAGACGGATTTTTTGTATCGAACGAAGGAAATTTTAATGGAGGAAATGCCTCTGTATCGCATATAAATGGTGGTTTAAGCACTGTTGCAAACGATATTTTTCAAACGTCGAACGCCCGCTCATTAGGAGATGTTGCCCAACACATGGTGGTTACCGATAAATATGTGTACATAGTTGTGAACAATTCAAACACGATTGAAGTAGTAAATAAAAAAACATTCAAATCGGTTTATACAATCTCTGAAAACGTTACTTCTCCCCGATTTGCTGTTGTTAAAAACAATAAATTATATGTAACGAGTTTGGTTGACGCTAAAGTGAATGTTTATAATGCAGAAACATTTGCTTTTATAAAAAGCATTGCACTGAACCATACTGCAGAACAAATTGCGGTAGCAAACAACTATATTTATGCTGCCAATGGTTTTTATAGTGGCGGAATGGCAATTGAGGTGATTAATCCTGAAAATGATACCAATACGGTGGATATTGCGTTTGAAAAAGCCATTGTTGGTATCTCAACAAACGGGCAAAACGTATATGCTTTAAGCGCAAATGATACCACCACTAGCATTTCTATTGTTAACAACACCAGCATTGCATCAACAAAAGTTTTAGAACAACCCATTGCGCGCAATATTGTTGCAGAAGGAAGCAATGTATATTACACAGCCGGCACAGGTGTTTATAAAATGAATAATTCGTTAACCTCCTCTAGTACAAAATTATTTGATGTGGCCGCTGGTGATGAATATTCTGTTTTTTACGGATTTAATGTTTTGAACGGAACTATTTTTACATCTGATGCAAAAGGTTTTACAGATAATGCTAAAATTGTGATTTATAAAGAAGACGGATCGATTATTAAAGAATTTACAGCTGGTGTTGGAACAAACGGATTTTATAAGTTCTAA
- a CDS encoding DUF3592 domain-containing protein — MQSKGAKIGFIVLVVLVLGGAVFFMYGPNSDKAKQQTETKEQLKNYVRAEAEIITTESNGRIGKGADVIYTVQFKEEKSQTFKTVNFRGREDGWSDNNYKKGDKVVLYYDPDNPNIIESEIKYEEVLNY; from the coding sequence ATGCAAAGTAAAGGAGCAAAAATTGGATTTATTGTTTTGGTAGTATTGGTTTTAGGAGGTGCCGTGTTTTTTATGTACGGACCAAACAGCGACAAAGCCAAGCAACAAACAGAAACAAAAGAACAATTAAAAAATTATGTACGTGCCGAAGCCGAAATTATTACAACCGAATCCAATGGACGAATAGGGAAAGGTGCTGATGTAATTTATACAGTACAATTTAAAGAAGAAAAATCACAAACTTTCAAAACTGTAAATTTTAGAGGACGTGAAGATGGTTGGTCAGATAATAATTACAAAAAAGGAGATAAAGTTGTCTTGTATTATGACCCTGATAATCCAAATATTATAGAAAGTGAAATTAAATATGAAGAGGTGTTAAACTATTAA